The following proteins are co-located in the Paenibacillus sp. JNUCC32 genome:
- a CDS encoding response regulator transcription factor: MSSISILIAEDQTIVREGLETIINMEPEMEVVATTDNGQTACELVEQLRPQLVLMDIEMPVMNGIAATHQIKQSNPDTIVLILTTFTEEDFIIEALAKGASGYLLKDFTSHKIIASIREAIRGELMLPSKVAAKLAARLRTTGVPQFPVQNYNLTPRELQIAKLMTEYKNNREIADMLYITEGTVRNYISVIYEKIGMNDRTKVIPLLKQALRDPD; this comes from the coding sequence ATGTCAAGCATAAGCATACTCATTGCAGAGGATCAAACCATTGTCCGTGAAGGCCTAGAGACCATTATCAATATGGAGCCCGAAATGGAGGTCGTTGCTACGACGGACAATGGGCAGACCGCTTGCGAGCTGGTGGAGCAGCTGCGTCCTCAGCTTGTGTTAATGGACATCGAAATGCCGGTAATGAACGGAATTGCGGCAACGCACCAGATTAAGCAGTCTAATCCGGATACGATCGTGCTGATCCTCACGACGTTCACCGAAGAGGATTTCATTATAGAGGCACTGGCCAAAGGAGCATCCGGATATTTGCTTAAAGACTTTACGTCCCATAAAATCATCGCCTCGATCCGCGAGGCGATTCGTGGCGAGCTGATGCTCCCTTCGAAGGTGGCAGCAAAGTTGGCGGCCCGATTAAGAACGACAGGAGTTCCACAGTTTCCGGTGCAGAACTATAATCTGACCCCCAGGGAATTGCAAATTGCAAAGCTGATGACGGAATATAAGAACAACCGCGAGATCGCCGATATGTTATATATCACGGAAGGTACGGTTCGCAACTACATCAGCGTCATCTATGAGAAAATCGGCATGAATGACCGGACCAAGGTGATTCCGCTGCTCAAGCAGGCACTAAGGGATCCGGATTGA
- a CDS encoding ATP-binding protein yields the protein MQNGELQLEGWDFGTDGSIALNGKWAFYWNQLLDPDDLKQGSFPAVSAYVDMPEYWTNYSLNGRKLPADGYATYRLTISGLDSEEPIALKLRNIYSSYALWVNDTLAASAGKPESTHEASIPKYGPSVVVPVKPDSDGRLTLLVQVANFTYPKGGINNAFELGDAKQLQQEKSVELVRDSLVIGSLLVIAVYHVILYVLRRNDVTPLYFGLFCMCMAVRTMLVGSRFILEIFPAFSWVWFAKVSYLTIYVGELFLISYIYHLFPQFLSRKVCRLTQFFTIFLTLLVLTTDIRVYDYSLIPFQVYSIGLVLYAVYASIRVARQRQEGAILLILGFTLIFLTAVNDTLNRNGVFTTPALLQYGVLGFVLLQALLLSMKFSRAFSQVERLSERLLTLDKLKDEFLAKTSHELRTPLHGIIGLADALIDGSSGKLPSPVIDLLRLMKVSGQRLAHLVNDILDFSKLKHQEIGLVLVTVNLRLAVELTLQVLNPLAEKKGLRLSHQLPDDMYVMADENRLQQILHNLIGNAIAYTETGTVTVTAKRLQGQVSVQITDSGIGIAEADLDRIFESFEQINPLDRSQQGGTGIGLSITKKLVELHGGRIGVTSGVGEGSTFSFTLPMVGEGKPKSPPLPVADYIPAESFPHWEIVEPEREAAHSNKLLPSVLIVDDDPINVQVLLQFLAGKYSLRSTCSGQEALEWIQNGYKPDIALLDVMMPYVSGLQLGEEIRRHYNSGELPVIFLSAKSQMTDLVAGFEHGGNDYLAKPVDKQELLARLELHLQLARWNATLEREVEARTIELEHSLEERARALSEISVLAERNRIAGDIHDHVGHILTASVVQLELGLKMSSQNAPESTEKLKHASDLLRKGLHEMRKSVHMLAEEAAASATFRDSLLQIINDSQQYAEVSVEHKIEVSDGSLEPEAEKLIRHALQEGITNGIRHGQCTFFRFELIETEDAIQFTLENNGLPFTSERLGFGLTMMRQTTRRRGGTFQVSTKDGAGCVLLLTMPRSALKE from the coding sequence GTGCAGAACGGTGAGCTTCAGCTGGAAGGATGGGATTTCGGCACAGACGGCTCCATTGCGTTGAACGGAAAGTGGGCATTTTATTGGAACCAACTGCTGGATCCGGACGATCTGAAACAAGGGAGCTTTCCTGCCGTAAGTGCATACGTCGATATGCCTGAGTATTGGACGAATTATTCGTTGAACGGCAGGAAGCTTCCAGCCGACGGATATGCAACGTATCGTTTGACGATTAGCGGGCTTGATTCTGAAGAGCCGATTGCACTCAAGCTGCGTAACATCTATTCGTCATACGCCCTATGGGTCAACGATACCCTGGCGGCATCGGCCGGTAAACCAGAATCTACGCACGAGGCATCCATTCCGAAGTACGGTCCGTCTGTAGTCGTACCCGTTAAGCCGGACTCGGACGGACGATTGACGCTTCTGGTTCAGGTCGCCAATTTTACGTATCCCAAGGGCGGGATTAATAACGCCTTTGAGCTTGGAGACGCCAAACAGCTGCAGCAGGAGAAGTCGGTAGAGCTTGTAAGAGACAGTCTCGTCATCGGTTCATTGCTGGTGATCGCTGTGTATCATGTCATCTTGTACGTGCTCAGGCGCAACGACGTTACTCCGCTGTATTTCGGATTATTCTGTATGTGCATGGCAGTTCGAACGATGCTGGTGGGTTCGAGATTTATACTGGAAATATTCCCAGCGTTCTCATGGGTTTGGTTTGCAAAAGTATCGTATTTAACGATTTACGTCGGCGAATTATTTTTGATCTCATATATATATCACTTGTTTCCTCAATTTCTATCCCGCAAGGTATGTCGGTTGACGCAGTTTTTCACGATATTCTTGACCTTACTGGTGCTTACAACAGATATCCGGGTGTACGATTATTCCCTGATCCCATTTCAGGTCTATTCCATCGGGCTTGTTCTCTATGCCGTTTATGCATCCATCCGGGTAGCAAGGCAACGACAAGAAGGAGCTATCCTCCTCATACTCGGATTTACCCTGATTTTCCTGACGGCGGTCAATGATACCTTAAACCGTAATGGAGTCTTTACAACGCCAGCGTTGCTGCAGTACGGTGTGCTGGGGTTTGTATTATTGCAGGCATTATTGCTGTCCATGAAATTCTCACGGGCATTTTCCCAAGTGGAGCGTTTGTCGGAGCGTTTGTTGACATTAGATAAACTGAAGGATGAATTTTTGGCGAAAACTTCGCATGAGCTGCGTACTCCGCTCCATGGCATTATCGGTCTGGCCGATGCATTGATTGACGGAAGTTCCGGCAAACTGCCATCGCCTGTCATCGATCTTTTGCGGCTCATGAAGGTCAGCGGCCAGCGGCTTGCCCATTTGGTCAACGATATATTGGATTTCTCAAAGCTCAAGCACCAGGAAATCGGTTTGGTCCTCGTGACGGTTAACTTGCGTCTGGCCGTCGAGCTGACCCTTCAAGTGCTCAACCCATTAGCCGAGAAGAAAGGGCTTCGACTATCCCATCAATTGCCGGACGATATGTACGTGATGGCCGACGAGAATCGGTTGCAGCAAATATTGCATAATTTAATAGGAAATGCGATCGCTTACACGGAAACCGGGACGGTTACCGTCACGGCAAAGAGGCTGCAAGGACAAGTTTCGGTTCAGATAACCGATAGCGGAATCGGCATCGCAGAAGCTGATCTGGACCGTATTTTTGAATCATTCGAGCAAATTAATCCTCTGGATCGATCTCAACAAGGCGGTACGGGGATCGGGCTCTCGATTACTAAGAAGCTAGTCGAACTGCATGGCGGAAGGATTGGAGTAACCTCCGGTGTTGGAGAAGGCTCAACGTTCAGCTTTACGCTCCCCATGGTTGGCGAAGGAAAGCCGAAGAGCCCTCCTCTGCCCGTCGCAGATTACATTCCGGCAGAGTCATTCCCACATTGGGAGATCGTTGAGCCTGAGCGGGAGGCAGCCCACTCCAATAAACTACTGCCTTCGGTGCTCATCGTGGATGACGATCCGATTAACGTCCAGGTACTCTTGCAGTTCCTGGCGGGAAAATATTCACTCAGGTCGACATGCAGCGGACAAGAGGCCCTGGAATGGATCCAGAATGGATACAAACCGGACATTGCGCTTCTCGATGTCATGATGCCGTACGTATCGGGACTCCAATTAGGTGAAGAAATACGCAGGCATTACAATTCTGGCGAATTGCCTGTCATCTTCCTCAGCGCAAAAAGTCAAATGACGGATTTGGTTGCCGGTTTTGAACACGGCGGTAATGATTATCTTGCGAAACCCGTCGACAAGCAGGAGCTGTTGGCACGCCTTGAACTGCATCTCCAACTGGCACGCTGGAATGCAACGCTGGAACGCGAAGTGGAGGCGAGGACCATTGAGCTTGAGCATTCTTTGGAAGAACGGGCCAGAGCATTGTCGGAGATATCCGTGCTCGCCGAGCGGAACCGAATTGCCGGCGATATTCACGATCACGTAGGACATATTCTAACAGCCAGCGTCGTTCAGTTAGAGCTCGGTCTGAAAATGTCTTCGCAGAACGCACCGGAATCGACGGAGAAATTGAAGCATGCGTCCGACCTGCTCCGCAAAGGGCTTCATGAAATGCGGAAATCCGTGCATATGCTTGCCGAGGAAGCGGCTGCTTCAGCAACGTTCCGGGACTCCTTGCTGCAAATCATTAACGACTCCCAGCAATATGCGGAAGTCAGCGTGGAGCATAAGATTGAAGTCTCCGACGGAAGTCTTGAGCCGGAGGCCGAGAAGTTGATCCGCCATGCCTTGCAGGAGGGAATCACGAACGGTATTCGTCACGGCCAATGCACGTTTTTCCGGTTTGAGTTGATCGAGACAGAAGACGCTATCCAGTTTACGCTCGAAAATAACGGACTGCCCTTTACGTCCGAACGGCTTGGATTCGGATTGACCATGATGCGGCAAACGACCCGGCGAAGGGGTGGCACCTTCCAGGTCAGCACGAAGGATGGAGCAGGCTGTGTGTTATTACTCACCATGCCCCGTTCCGCGCTTAAGGAGTGA